A DNA window from Pseudomonas resinovorans NBRC 106553 contains the following coding sequences:
- the murF gene encoding UDP-N-acetylmuramoyl-tripeptide--D-alanyl-D-alanine ligase: protein MLKPFRLSELLAPLQAELVGADVAFTGVSSDSRKIEPGQLFIALVGPRFDGHDYLADVAAKGAVAALVQREVADAPIPQLVVRDTREGLGRLGAYNRDLFKGRVAAVTGSSGKTTVKEMLASILRTQGSVLATRGNLNNDLGVPLTLLELGAEHDSAMIELGASRVGEIRYTVGLTRPQVAILNNAGTAHVGEFGGPEKIVEAKGEILEGLPADGVAVLNRDDRAFDIWHARAAGRQVVAFGLTDPRADVRAENISRDARGCMAFRLLGVAGEAQIQLNLLGTHNVANALAAAAAAHALGVPLVGIKAGLENLQPVKGRTVAQLATSGMRVIDDSYNANPASMLAAVDILAGFSGRTILVLGDMGELGEWAEQGHREVGEYARGKVSALYAVGPLMTHAVSAFGTQGRHFADQDSLIKALVDEQDSNTTILIKGSRSAAMDKVVAAFCGTGEAH, encoded by the coding sequence ATGCTTAAGCCCTTCCGTCTGTCAGAGCTGCTCGCGCCGTTGCAGGCTGAGCTGGTGGGGGCCGACGTGGCCTTCACCGGTGTCTCCAGCGACAGCCGCAAGATCGAGCCCGGGCAACTCTTCATCGCCCTGGTCGGTCCGCGCTTCGATGGCCATGACTACCTGGCCGATGTCGCCGCCAAGGGTGCCGTTGCGGCACTGGTGCAGCGCGAAGTGGCTGATGCCCCGATCCCGCAGTTGGTGGTGCGCGATACCCGCGAAGGCCTCGGCCGCCTGGGCGCCTACAACCGCGATCTGTTTAAGGGCCGCGTCGCTGCGGTGACCGGTTCCAGCGGCAAGACCACCGTCAAGGAAATGCTCGCGAGCATCCTGCGTACCCAGGGTTCGGTGCTGGCCACCCGTGGCAACCTGAACAATGACCTGGGCGTTCCCCTGACTCTGCTGGAGCTGGGCGCCGAGCACGACAGCGCGATGATCGAGCTGGGCGCTTCCCGCGTCGGCGAGATCCGTTACACCGTCGGCCTGACCCGGCCGCAGGTAGCGATCCTGAACAATGCCGGCACCGCCCATGTGGGTGAGTTCGGCGGGCCCGAGAAGATTGTCGAGGCCAAGGGCGAGATCCTCGAAGGCCTTCCGGCCGACGGTGTCGCCGTGCTCAACCGCGACGACCGCGCCTTCGATATCTGGCACGCCCGCGCCGCCGGCCGCCAGGTCGTCGCGTTCGGCCTGACCGACCCGCGCGCTGACGTGCGCGCCGAGAACATCTCCCGCGATGCCCGCGGCTGCATGGCCTTCCGCCTGCTCGGCGTGGCGGGTGAAGCGCAGATCCAGCTCAACCTGTTGGGGACGCACAACGTCGCCAACGCCCTGGCCGCCGCCGCCGCCGCCCACGCCCTGGGCGTGCCGCTGGTCGGGATCAAGGCCGGCCTGGAAAACCTGCAGCCCGTCAAAGGCCGCACCGTAGCGCAGCTCGCCACCAGCGGCATGCGCGTGATCGACGACAGCTACAACGCCAACCCCGCGTCGATGCTTGCCGCCGTTGATATACTCGCCGGTTTTTCCGGTCGCACCATCCTGGTGCTCGGGGACATGGGCGAACTCGGCGAATGGGCCGAGCAAGGCCACCGCGAAGTCGGCGAATACGCCCGTGGCAAGGTCAGCGCCTTGTACGCGGTCGGCCCGCTGATGACGCACGCTGTGAGTGCCTTCGGCACCCAGGGCCGCCATTTCGCCGACCAGGACAGCCTGATCAAGGCGCTGGTGGACGAACAGGACTCAAACACAACAATTCTGATCAAAGGTTCCCGTAGCGCGGCGATGGACAAAGTCGTCGCGGCATTCTGCGGGACGGGGGAGGCTCACTAA
- the mraY gene encoding phospho-N-acetylmuramoyl-pentapeptide-transferase → MLLLLAEYLQQFHKGFGVFQYLTLRGILGVLTALSLSLWLGPWMIRTLQIRQIGQAVRNDGPQSHLSKSGTPTMGGALILTAIGISTLLWADLSNRYVWVVLAVTFAFGAVGWVDDYRKVIEKNSRGLPSRWKYFWQSVFGIAAAVFLYMTASTPAETTLILPLVKNIEIPLGIGFVVLTYFVIVGSSNAVNLTDGLDGLAIMPTVMVGGALGIFCYLSGNIKFAEYLLIPYVPGAGELIVFCAALVGAGLGFLWFNTYPAQVFMGDVGALALGAALGTIAVIVRQEVVLFIMGGVFVMETLSVMIQVASFKLTGRRVFRMAPIHHHFELKGWPEPRVIVRFWIITVILVLIGLATLKLR, encoded by the coding sequence ATGCTGCTGCTGCTCGCTGAGTACCTGCAACAGTTCCATAAAGGGTTCGGGGTGTTCCAGTACCTGACCCTGCGCGGGATTCTCGGCGTCCTGACAGCCCTGTCGCTGTCGCTCTGGCTCGGACCCTGGATGATCCGCACCCTGCAGATCCGCCAGATCGGCCAGGCCGTGCGTAACGATGGCCCGCAATCGCACCTGTCCAAGTCCGGCACGCCGACCATGGGTGGCGCGCTGATCCTGACCGCCATCGGCATCAGCACCCTGCTGTGGGCCGACCTGTCCAACCGCTATGTGTGGGTAGTGCTGGCCGTGACCTTCGCCTTTGGCGCGGTCGGCTGGGTGGATGACTACCGCAAGGTGATCGAGAAGAACTCCCGCGGCCTGCCGAGCCGCTGGAAGTATTTCTGGCAGTCGGTGTTCGGCATCGCCGCTGCGGTCTTCCTTTACATGACCGCCAGCACCCCGGCCGAGACCACCCTGATCCTGCCGCTGGTGAAGAACATCGAGATCCCGCTGGGTATCGGCTTCGTGGTCCTGACCTACTTCGTCATCGTCGGATCGAGCAACGCGGTGAACCTGACCGACGGCCTCGACGGCCTGGCGATCATGCCCACCGTGATGGTCGGCGGAGCGCTGGGGATCTTCTGCTACCTGTCGGGCAACATCAAATTCGCCGAATACCTGCTCATCCCCTACGTGCCGGGGGCGGGCGAGCTGATCGTGTTCTGCGCGGCCCTGGTGGGCGCCGGCCTCGGCTTCCTCTGGTTCAACACCTATCCGGCCCAGGTCTTCATGGGTGACGTGGGTGCCCTGGCCCTGGGCGCGGCCCTGGGTACCATCGCTGTGATCGTCCGCCAGGAAGTGGTGCTGTTCATCATGGGCGGCGTGTTCGTCATGGAAACCCTGTCGGTGATGATCCAGGTCGCTTCGTTCAAGCTGACCGGTCGTCGCGTATTCCGCATGGCCCCTATTCACCACCATTTCGAACTGAAAGGCTGGCCCGAACCCCGGGTCATCGTACGGTTCTGGATCATCACCGTGATCCTGGTGCTGATTGGCCTCGCCACCCTGAAACTGAGGTAA
- the murD gene encoding UDP-N-acetylmuramoyl-L-alanine--D-glutamate ligase, protein MTLIASDQFRIVVGLGKSGMSLVRFLARQGVSFAVADTRANPPELATLREQYPQVEVRCGDLDADFLSRASELYVSPGLALATPALQEAARRGTKLSGDIELFTRNAKAPIVAITGSNAKSTVTTLVGEMARAAGKRVAVGGNLGTPALDLLDDDVELYVLELSSFQLETTERLNAEVATVLNVSEDHMDRYADMQAYHLAKHRIFRGARQVVVNRGDALSRPLVADQVPNWTFGLNRPDFKSFGLIEEDGEKYLAYQFDKLMPVRELKVRGAHNQSNALAALALGHAVGLPFEPMLDTLRTFAGLAHRCQWVRELRGVSYYDDSKATNVGAALAAIEGLGADIDGKLVLIAGGDGKGADFSGLKAPVARFCRAVVLLGRDAELIADALGDSVPQVRVKTLDEAVQRCAELAEAGDAVLLSPACASLDMFKNFEERGRLFAQAAEGLA, encoded by the coding sequence GTGACGTTGATCGCTTCCGACCAGTTCCGCATCGTTGTCGGCCTCGGCAAGAGCGGCATGTCCCTGGTGCGCTTCCTGGCGCGCCAGGGCGTGTCGTTTGCCGTGGCCGATACCCGTGCGAACCCGCCGGAGCTTGCCACCCTGCGCGAGCAGTACCCGCAGGTGGAAGTGCGTTGCGGCGACCTCGACGCGGACTTCCTCAGCCGCGCCAGCGAGCTCTACGTGAGCCCCGGCCTGGCCCTGGCCACGCCGGCGCTGCAGGAAGCCGCCCGGCGCGGTACCAAGCTGTCCGGTGACATCGAACTGTTCACCCGCAACGCCAAGGCGCCGATCGTCGCCATTACCGGTTCCAACGCCAAGAGCACCGTCACCACCCTGGTGGGCGAGATGGCTCGGGCCGCCGGCAAGCGCGTCGCCGTGGGTGGCAACCTGGGTACCCCGGCGCTCGACCTGCTGGACGACGACGTCGAGCTCTATGTGCTGGAGCTGTCCAGCTTCCAGCTGGAGACCACCGAGCGGCTGAACGCCGAAGTGGCCACCGTGCTCAACGTCAGCGAAGACCATATGGACCGCTACGCCGACATGCAGGCCTATCACCTGGCCAAGCACCGGATCTTCCGGGGCGCGCGGCAGGTGGTGGTCAACCGTGGCGATGCCCTGTCCCGACCGCTGGTGGCCGACCAGGTGCCCAACTGGACCTTCGGCCTCAACCGCCCTGACTTCAAGTCCTTCGGGCTGATCGAGGAAGACGGCGAGAAGTACCTGGCCTACCAGTTCGACAAACTGATGCCGGTGCGCGAACTGAAAGTCCGTGGCGCGCACAATCAATCCAATGCCCTGGCTGCCTTGGCCCTTGGCCACGCGGTGGGACTGCCGTTCGAGCCCATGCTCGATACCCTGCGGACCTTCGCCGGCCTGGCCCACCGTTGCCAGTGGGTGCGCGAGTTGCGCGGCGTGTCCTATTACGACGACTCCAAGGCCACCAACGTCGGTGCCGCCCTGGCCGCCATCGAAGGCCTGGGTGCCGATATCGACGGCAAGCTGGTGCTGATCGCCGGTGGCGATGGCAAGGGAGCCGATTTCTCCGGCCTCAAGGCTCCCGTGGCGCGTTTCTGCCGCGCGGTGGTGCTGCTCGGTCGTGACGCCGAATTGATCGCCGACGCCCTGGGCGATTCCGTACCACAGGTGCGGGTCAAGACCCTGGACGAAGCCGTGCAACGCTGCGCCGAACTGGCCGAGGCGGGTGACGCCGTGCTGCTGTCGCCGGCTTGCGCCAGCCTGGACATGTTCAAGAACTTCGAAGAACGCGGGCGCCTGTTCGCCCAGGCCGCGGAGGGGCTCGCCTGA